Proteins found in one Oryza glaberrima chromosome 4, OglaRS2, whole genome shotgun sequence genomic segment:
- the LOC127769841 gene encoding 3'-5' exonuclease-like yields MNSGEPPASSSLGNAGEEEEEDDFYWDAEAEAELQAIEAAYAAAKRRRLPDWPSPNPVTASASASASASGGCSPAPPWAPSPPAFRGNVKARYQPVMFNGKIVYCRTPSEVEKATRDILCKIETMKASGQVSLGFDLEWRPFPRRGDPPCKVAVMQLCMERTRCYVMHIIHSGVPPVLKSLLEDSSSVKVGICIDNDARKMFNDYDVHVQPLMDLSNLANAKLGFPPKRWSLASLTEMVTCRELPKPSNIRMGNWEAYVLSKQQLQYAATDAYISWHLYEVLQSLPDNNVEVEKETITAA; encoded by the exons aTGAACTCCGGCGAGCCTCCTGCCTCGTCCTCCCTCGGCAatgccggagaggaggaggaggaagacgacttcTACTGggacgccgaggcggaggccgagCTGCAGGCCATCGAGgccgcctacgccgccgccaagcgccgccgcctccccgactGGCCAAGCCCCAACCCGGTcaccgcatccgcatccgcatccgcatccgcatccgggGGTTGTTCCCCCGCGCCGCCATgggctccctctcctcccgctTTCCGAG GTAATGTGAAGGCAAGGTACCAACCAGTAATGTTCAATGGCAAGATAGTGTACTGCAGGACCCCTTCAGAAGTGGAGAAAGCCACAAGGGACATTTTATGCAAAATTGAAACCATGAAGGCCTCTGGCCAGGTTTCTCTTGGATTCGATCTCGAGTGGAGGCCCTTTCCGAGAAGAG GAGATCCACCATGTAAAGTTGCTGTAATGCAGTTATGCATGGAGAGAACTCGTTGTTATGTCATGCACATCATTCACTCCGGAGTGCCACCTGTACTAAAGTCTCTTTTGGAGGATAGTTCGTCCGTTAAA GTTGGAATATGTATAGATAATGACGCAAGGAAAATGTTCAATGACTATGATGTCCATGTACAGCCATTGATGGATCTGTCAAATCTTGCTAATGCCAAGTTAGGTTTCCCTCCTAAAAGATGGAGTCTTGCTTCGTTAACTGAAATGGTCACATGTAGAGAG TTGCCGAAGCCAAGCAACATAAGAATGGGAAACTGGGAGGCATATGTTCTCTCAAAGCAACAACTTCAGTATGCTGCTACAGATGCCTACATATCTTGGCACTTGTATGAG GTACTGCAGAGTCTCCCAGACAATAATGTTGAGGTTGAAAAGGAGACAATTACAGCAGCATAG
- the LOC127769772 gene encoding probable indole-3-pyruvate monooxygenase YUCCA5 — translation MVLQHSDRMDSLFSPQTSWVSGPIIVGAGPSGLAVAASLREQGVPFTMLERADCIASLWQKRTYDRLKLHLPKQFCELPRMAFPAHYPEYPTRRQFIDYLEDYAAAFDINPLFGHTVLSARYDETSGLWRVRASSSAGAEMEYIGSWLVVATGENAESVVPDIPGIDGFGGEVVHVADYKSGEAYRGKRVLVVGCGNSGMEVSLDLCDHGARPAMVVRDAVHVLPREVLGKSTFELAVLLMAWLPLWLVDKILVLLAWLVLGNLAKLGIRRPATGPLELKNTTGRTPVLDYGALARIRSGEITVVPGVARFGKGFAELADGRVIALDAVVLATGYRSNVPQWLQGNDFFNKDGYPKTAFPNGWKGESGLYAVGFTRRGLSGASADAIRAAKDLARVWKEATKPTKKSTACHRRCISVIF, via the exons ATGGTGCTCCAACACAGTGATCGCATGGACAGCCTCTTCTCCCCGCAGACGAGCTGGGTGAGCGGCCCGATCATCGTGGGCGCCGGGCCGTCGGggctcgccgtggcggcgagcCTGCGGGAGCAGGGCGTGCCGTTCACCATGCTGGAGCGCGCCGACTGCATCGCGTCGCTGTGGCAGAAGCGCACCTACGACCGCCTCAAGCTCCACCTCCCCAAGCAGTTCTGCGAGCTCCCGCGCATGGCGTTCCCGGCGCACTACCCGGAGTACCCGACGCGCCGCCAGTTCATCGACTACCTCGAGGACTACGCCGCCGCGTTCGACATCAACCCGCTCTTCGGCCACACCGTGCTCTCCGCGCGCTACGACGAGACGTCCGGCCTGTGGCGCGTGCGCGCCTCCTCGTCCGCCGGCGCCGAGATGGAGTACATTGGCAGCtggctcgtcgtcgccaccggcgAGAACGCCGAGAGCGTGGTCCCGGACATCCCCGGGATCGACGGgttcggcggcgaggtggtgcacGTCGCCGACTACAAGTCCGGCGAGGCGTACCGCGGCAAGAGGGTGCTCGTCGTCGGGTGCGGCAACTCCGGTATGGAGGTGTCGCTGGACCTGTGCGACCACGGCGCGCGCCCGGCGATGGTGGTGCGCGACGCCGTCCACGTCCTCCCCCGGGAGGTGCTCGGCAAGTCCACGTTCGAGCTCGCCGTGCTGCTCATGGCGTGGCTCCCGCTCTGGCTCGTCGACAAgatcctcgtcctcctcgcctgGCTCGTCCTCGGCAACCTCGCCAAGCTCGGCATCCGCCGCCCCGCCACCGGCCCGCTCGAGCTCAAGAACACCACCGGTCGCACCCCCGTGCTCGATTACGGCGCCCTCGCCAGGATCCGCTCCGGCGAGATCACCGTCGTCCCCGGCGTCGCCCGCTTCGGCAAGGGcttcgccgagctcgccgacggccgcgtcatcgccctcgacgccgtcgtcctcgccacCGGCTACCGCAGCAATGTGCCCCAATGGCTACAG GGAAATGACTTCTTCAACAAGGACGGGTACCCAAAGACGGCGTTCCCCAACGGATGGAAGGGTGAGTCGGGGCTGTACGCCGTCGGCTTCACCCGCCGCGGCCTCTCCGGCGCCTCCGCCGACGCCATCCGCGCCGCCAAGGACCTTGCCAGGGTGTGGAAGGAGGCGACGAAGCCAACCAAGAAGAGCACGGCGTGCCACCGGAGGTGCATCTCCGTCATCTTctaa